The Lysobacter gummosus genome includes a region encoding these proteins:
- a CDS encoding copper resistance protein B, which translates to MKTTARISSFAGTALALGLSVAGAAQAQSHDHAAMQAQSRKADASKPVDHSKMDHSKMDHSAMPAPKQDQAATDHSGMDHSGMDQGNMDHSGMDHSGMKPAARPDAPSEPREPIPTPTEADRAAAFPPLSRHMQHASELNHYLLFNRLEAADVDHGSAQAWEAQGWIGNDTDRLWLRSEGERERGHTESADLEVLYGRAISPWWDVVVGARHDFLPRQSQSWAAIGVQGMSPYKFEIAATAYVGDSGRSALNFEAEYELLLTNRLILQPLIEVDLFGSDDPRRGIGSGLSTVEAGLRLRYEFTRRFAPYVGISRERAFGGTADYRRADGEDIDDTRVVAGLRVWF; encoded by the coding sequence ATGAAGACGACCGCGCGCATTTCTAGTTTCGCAGGCACGGCGCTCGCGTTGGGGCTGTCCGTGGCCGGCGCCGCGCAGGCGCAAAGCCACGATCATGCGGCGATGCAGGCGCAGAGCCGGAAGGCCGATGCCTCCAAGCCGGTCGATCATTCGAAGATGGATCACTCGAAGATGGATCATTCGGCCATGCCCGCGCCGAAGCAGGATCAGGCCGCGACCGATCACTCCGGCATGGATCATTCCGGCATGGATCAGGGCAACATGGACCACAGCGGCATGGATCACAGCGGCATGAAGCCGGCCGCCAGGCCCGACGCGCCGAGCGAGCCGCGCGAACCCATCCCCACGCCGACCGAAGCCGATCGCGCCGCGGCGTTTCCGCCGTTGTCGCGTCACATGCAGCACGCCTCCGAGCTTAATCACTATCTGCTGTTCAACCGCCTGGAAGCGGCCGACGTCGATCACGGCAGCGCGCAAGCCTGGGAAGCGCAGGGCTGGATCGGCAACGACACCGACCGGCTGTGGCTGCGCAGCGAGGGCGAACGCGAACGCGGACACACCGAATCGGCCGACCTGGAAGTGCTGTACGGCCGTGCGATCTCGCCGTGGTGGGACGTGGTGGTCGGCGCCAGGCACGATTTCCTGCCGCGACAGTCGCAAAGCTGGGCCGCGATCGGCGTGCAGGGCATGTCGCCGTACAAGTTCGAGATCGCCGCGACCGCCTACGTCGGCGACTCCGGTCGCAGCGCCCTGAACTTCGAAGCCGAGTACGAATTGCTGCTGACCAACCGGTTGATCCTGCAGCCTCTGATCGAGGTCGACCTGTTCGGCAGCGACGATCCGCGCCGCGGCATCGGCTCGGGCCTGAGCACGGTCGAAGCCGGCTTGCGTCTGCGCTACGAGTTCACGCGGCGGTTCGCGCCCTATGTCGGCATCAGCCGCGAGCGCGCGTTCGGCGGCACGGCGGATTACCGCCGCGCCGACGGCGAGGACATCGACGACACCCGCGTGGTCGCGGGCCTACGGGTTTGGTTCTGA
- a CDS encoding alpha/beta fold hydrolase, translated as MKLTTLALAAAAALSVASSAYAAKPEAPKGVKNIVLVHGAFADGSGWQRVYNRLTKDGYKVSIVQQPTITFADDVAFTKRVIARQDGPVVLVGHSYGGAVISEAGTDPKVERLVYIAAFAPEAGESVLSLTANPAPGAPVPPIVPPKDGFLRLDPAKFAASFAADLPKEDAEFMAASQVPWGLEAAGGKVTVPAWKSKPSWYLVANDDRMIPPPVQQTMAKRAGATVVEAPGSHAIYVSRPDVVAKIIEQAANAKK; from the coding sequence ATGAAACTCACGACTCTCGCCCTCGCCGCGGCCGCCGCTCTGTCCGTGGCCTCCTCCGCTTATGCCGCCAAGCCCGAGGCGCCGAAGGGCGTCAAGAACATCGTACTGGTGCACGGCGCTTTCGCCGACGGCTCCGGCTGGCAGCGCGTCTACAACCGTCTGACCAAGGACGGCTACAAGGTCAGCATCGTGCAGCAGCCGACGATTACCTTCGCCGACGATGTTGCGTTCACCAAGCGCGTCATCGCCCGGCAGGACGGGCCGGTGGTGTTGGTCGGACACTCGTACGGCGGCGCAGTGATTTCCGAAGCCGGAACCGATCCGAAGGTGGAGCGCCTGGTCTACATCGCAGCCTTCGCTCCGGAAGCGGGCGAGTCGGTGCTGTCGCTGACCGCCAACCCGGCCCCGGGCGCGCCGGTTCCGCCGATCGTGCCGCCGAAGGATGGGTTCCTGCGCCTGGACCCGGCGAAGTTCGCCGCATCCTTCGCCGCCGATCTGCCGAAGGAAGACGCCGAATTCATGGCCGCCTCGCAGGTACCGTGGGGCCTGGAAGCCGCCGGCGGCAAGGTCACCGTGCCGGCGTGGAAGTCCAAGCCGAGCTGGTATCTGGTCGCCAACGACGACCGCATGATCCCGCCGCCGGTCCAGCAGACGATGGCCAAACGCGCCGGCGCGACCGTGGTCGAGGCGCCGGGCAGCCATGCGATCTATGTCTCGCGGCCCGATGTGGTCGCGAAGATCATCGAGCAGGCCGCGAACGCCAAGAAGTAA
- a CDS encoding c-type cytochrome — MNKTIRGTLRLSAATLAALGLVAGALWWGVYDVGADAPHTRPVYAVLELARERSVAMRAMQLSVPALDDEARIRNGAGNYQAMCAGCHLAPGMAPSELSRGLYPAPPNLSARQVDAAAAFWTIKHGIKASGMPAWGASMGDEHIWDLVAFLGRLPALDAAQYRDLVARSGGHSHGGGETGDDDRHATMPSDAPGQPPHPHGEHDAPAQPAADHGHEAAPPPGAKPAESPRNREHGHAHGH, encoded by the coding sequence ATGAACAAGACGATACGAGGAACGTTGCGGCTGAGCGCCGCGACGCTGGCGGCGCTCGGCCTGGTGGCGGGCGCGTTGTGGTGGGGCGTGTACGACGTCGGCGCGGATGCGCCGCATACCAGGCCGGTGTACGCCGTGCTGGAGCTCGCACGCGAGCGATCGGTGGCGATGCGCGCGATGCAGCTGAGCGTGCCCGCGCTCGACGACGAAGCCCGCATCCGCAACGGCGCGGGCAACTACCAGGCCATGTGCGCGGGCTGCCATCTGGCTCCGGGCATGGCCCCCAGCGAGTTGTCGCGAGGGCTGTATCCGGCGCCGCCGAATCTGTCCGCGCGGCAGGTGGATGCGGCCGCCGCGTTCTGGACCATCAAGCATGGGATCAAGGCCTCCGGCATGCCGGCCTGGGGCGCGAGCATGGGCGATGAACACATCTGGGACCTGGTCGCGTTCCTGGGCAGGTTGCCCGCGCTGGACGCGGCGCAATACCGCGATCTGGTCGCGCGCAGCGGCGGGCATTCGCACGGCGGCGGCGAAACCGGCGACGACGATCGTCACGCGACGATGCCGTCGGACGCGCCGGGCCAGCCGCCGCATCCGCACGGCGAACACGACGCCCCCGCGCAGCCTGCAGCGGACCACGGTCACGAAGCGGCCCCGCCGCCGGGCGCCAAACCGGCCGAGTCGCCGCGGAACCGTGAACACGGACACGCGCACGGCCATTGA
- a CDS encoding glycoside hydrolase family 16 protein, which yields MNVSRAYTLAAAALIAGGSLMVSSDASAQTLVWEDNFNGPSIDGNKWIYDVGDGCQLGICGWGNSELQYYTSRPENARIENGNLVIEARRENFGSRVFTSARLKTEGRMHFKYGTLEARIKVPDLRNGLWPAYWMLGTIGNWPARGEIDLLEMGSAAAIAAGVTNRRVGAAVHWDYNGSQADYGLDYNSASDLNGGFHTYRMSWDPQFIRVSIDGQQYLEFAISNIEGASLHEFHQQYYVLLNLAVGGSYTGVMSNNAITAPLPGKMEIDYIRLYQNPGSELYTGANPPSGKFGVYTERADMNARLNYNGDANLWLWNNLTPISASAFEGNQLMAYRANAGAWYGLGVALNGYKNMSLFGNGRLKFHMRTTTPSTFKIGINSSFGDSWLDFVNGGQQYGLVRDGNWHEVSIPFSAFHDLDLRAVKQMFMVVSDPPAANVDVLIDNVYYQDN from the coding sequence ATGAACGTCTCACGCGCTTACACGCTCGCTGCCGCCGCTTTGATCGCCGGCGGCAGCCTGATGGTTTCATCCGATGCTTCCGCCCAGACCCTGGTGTGGGAAGACAACTTCAACGGCCCGTCGATCGACGGCAACAAATGGATCTACGACGTCGGCGACGGCTGCCAGCTGGGCATCTGCGGCTGGGGCAACAGCGAATTGCAGTACTACACCAGCCGTCCGGAAAACGCGCGCATCGAAAACGGCAATCTGGTCATCGAAGCGCGGCGCGAGAACTTCGGCAGCCGCGTGTTCACCTCGGCGCGCCTGAAGACCGAAGGCCGCATGCATTTCAAGTACGGCACGCTGGAAGCGCGGATCAAGGTGCCCGACCTGCGCAACGGCCTGTGGCCGGCGTACTGGATGCTCGGCACGATCGGCAACTGGCCGGCGCGCGGCGAGATCGATCTGCTGGAAATGGGCTCGGCCGCGGCGATCGCCGCCGGCGTGACCAACCGCCGCGTCGGCGCGGCCGTGCATTGGGACTATAACGGCTCGCAGGCCGACTACGGCCTGGACTACAACAGCGCCAGCGACCTCAACGGCGGTTTCCACACCTATCGCATGAGCTGGGACCCGCAGTTCATCCGCGTGTCCATCGACGGCCAGCAGTACCTCGAATTCGCCATCTCCAACATCGAGGGCGCCTCGCTGCATGAGTTCCACCAGCAGTATTACGTGTTGCTCAATCTTGCGGTGGGTGGTAGCTACACCGGGGTGATGAGCAACAACGCGATCACCGCGCCGCTGCCGGGCAAGATGGAGATCGATTACATCCGCCTGTACCAGAACCCGGGCAGCGAGCTGTACACCGGCGCCAATCCGCCCAGCGGCAAGTTCGGCGTCTACACCGAGCGCGCCGACATGAACGCCCGCCTGAACTACAACGGCGACGCCAATCTGTGGCTGTGGAACAACCTCACGCCGATTTCCGCGTCCGCGTTCGAAGGCAATCAGCTGATGGCCTACCGCGCCAACGCCGGCGCCTGGTACGGCCTGGGCGTGGCCTTGAACGGCTACAAGAACATGAGCTTGTTCGGCAACGGCCGCTTGAAGTTCCATATGCGCACGACTACGCCGTCGACCTTCAAGATCGGCATCAACAGTTCCTTCGGCGACAGCTGGCTCGATTTCGTCAACGGAGGCCAGCAATACGGACTGGTGCGCGACGGCAACTGGCATGAGGTCAGCATTCCGTTCAGCGCCTTCCACGATCTGGATCTGCGCGCGGTGAAACAGATGTTCATGGTCGTATCGGATCCGCCGGCGGCCAATGTCGACGTGCTGATCGACAATGTGTACTACCAGGACAACTGA
- a CDS encoding HD domain-containing phosphohydrolase — MDDSAVALLDVIRALAFVGDLAMGQPTDHSPRAAWIAGRLAGELGADRAGVARASAVSLLRWSGCTANAPEFSHLFGDDVGGRKALLANQSSGSGFRAGTRGKSSAFLSLSRIHCEVSGDIAAQLGLDEETQFACRHLFESHDGSGAPEGLRGNEIPAAVYTASLAGDLDIFSRLYGLDQACRLIESRADGLYPKAMATVAIAHAAQWLAALDDESALSGADSIDAAFAGRTTSLEILAHVIDLKLPWMTGHSRRTAELARNAAVRLGLDGAGQQRLYRAALIHGMGRAAVPNMIWDTPGRLAQWAWERVRLAPYWTGRAAKRIGSLADEAAIASYAYERADGSGYFRESRRSDIPLEARILAAATALAALRSARPWREAYSDAAAGDLLLSDAAAGRYDVDVVHALLEKRRPTASPSLAPATGLLTEREREILRWVSLGASNKVVAQKLSISPSTVRTHIESVFRKLGCSTRAAATLKAAQLGLL; from the coding sequence GTGGACGATTCCGCCGTCGCCCTGCTGGATGTGATCCGCGCCCTGGCCTTCGTGGGCGACCTCGCCATGGGCCAGCCCACCGATCATTCGCCGCGTGCGGCGTGGATCGCGGGGCGGCTGGCCGGCGAACTGGGCGCCGACCGCGCCGGCGTCGCGCGTGCCAGCGCGGTTTCGCTGCTGCGCTGGTCGGGTTGCACCGCCAATGCGCCGGAGTTCTCGCACTTGTTCGGCGACGATGTCGGCGGGCGCAAGGCCTTGCTCGCCAATCAGTCCTCCGGCAGCGGGTTTCGCGCCGGCACGCGCGGTAAAAGCTCGGCGTTCTTGTCGCTGTCGCGGATTCATTGCGAAGTCTCCGGAGACATCGCGGCGCAACTGGGCCTGGACGAAGAAACCCAGTTCGCCTGCCGCCATCTGTTCGAAAGCCACGACGGCAGCGGCGCGCCGGAAGGCTTGCGCGGCAATGAAATACCGGCCGCCGTCTACACGGCCTCGCTGGCCGGCGATCTGGATATTTTCAGCCGGCTCTACGGTTTGGACCAGGCGTGCCGGCTGATCGAGTCGCGCGCGGACGGTTTGTATCCCAAGGCGATGGCGACGGTGGCGATCGCGCACGCCGCCCAGTGGCTGGCCGCGCTCGACGACGAATCGGCGCTGTCCGGCGCGGATTCGATCGACGCCGCATTCGCTGGCCGCACCACGTCGTTGGAAATCCTCGCGCACGTGATCGACTTGAAGCTGCCGTGGATGACCGGCCACTCGCGCAGGACCGCCGAACTGGCGCGCAATGCGGCCGTGCGGCTGGGCCTGGATGGCGCTGGCCAGCAACGGCTGTACCGCGCCGCGCTGATTCACGGCATGGGCCGCGCGGCCGTGCCCAACATGATCTGGGACACGCCCGGCCGGCTGGCGCAATGGGCGTGGGAACGCGTGCGGCTGGCGCCGTACTGGACCGGTCGCGCCGCCAAACGCATCGGTTCGCTCGCCGACGAAGCGGCGATCGCCTCCTACGCCTACGAACGCGCCGACGGCTCCGGTTATTTTCGCGAAAGCAGGCGCAGCGACATCCCGCTGGAAGCGCGCATTCTCGCCGCCGCCACCGCGCTGGCCGCGCTGCGCTCGGCGCGGCCCTGGCGGGAGGCGTATTCCGACGCCGCCGCCGGCGATCTGCTGCTGAGCGATGCGGCCGCGGGCCGATACGATGTCGATGTCGTGCATGCGCTGCTCGAAAAACGGCGGCCGACGGCGTCGCCATCGCTTGCACCCGCGACCGGGCTGCTGACCGAGCGCGAGCGCGAAATCCTTCGCTGGGTCAGCCTGGGCGCCAGCAACAAGGTGGTGGCGCAGAAGTTGTCCATCAGTCCCAGCACGGTGCGCACGCATATCGAGAGCGTGTTTCGCAAACTCGGGTGCTCCACGCGCGCAGCGGCTACGTTGAAAGCGGCTCAGCTGGGTTTGCTGTAA
- a CDS encoding CopL family metal-binding regulatory protein has protein sequence MTYPSLLLRLLLIVALSLNGYAAAAMSVGGGHAMFMGKPKAVASAQVADSAECHDGAGMAAMMHDGPVPMAMHHGAGGSDPQPAKPDPNSPDPNQHGDDCCGKFRCQCDCLQAVAIVRIELPAPPQLSNAPLALPREAAAPSGVLSLPIRPPIA, from the coding sequence ATGACCTATCCCTCGCTACTGCTGCGCTTGCTGCTGATCGTCGCGCTGAGCCTGAACGGCTACGCGGCGGCGGCGATGTCGGTCGGCGGCGGGCATGCGATGTTCATGGGCAAGCCCAAGGCGGTCGCATCGGCGCAGGTCGCGGACAGCGCGGAATGCCACGACGGCGCGGGCATGGCGGCGATGATGCACGACGGGCCAGTCCCGATGGCGATGCATCACGGCGCGGGCGGCTCCGATCCGCAACCGGCCAAACCCGATCCGAATTCTCCCGATCCCAACCAGCACGGCGACGACTGCTGCGGCAAGTTCCGTTGCCAATGCGACTGTCTGCAGGCGGTGGCGATCGTGCGCATCGAGCTGCCGGCGCCGCCGCAGCTGTCCAACGCTCCGCTCGCGCTGCCGCGCGAGGCCGCCGCGCCCAGCGGCGTGCTGAGCCTGCCGATACGGCCTCCGATCGCCTGA
- a CDS encoding MBL fold metallo-hydrolase, giving the protein MNLPIRRWLSPASLLIALLFAVALPAPALDLPQRWIHGAVGEPSLQVQQAAPGLWVLRQSKASNFEAPFMYLIAGNQRALLLDTGAEPAAGGALPLRATVDRLLAQWQREHGLSSLPLVIAHSHGHRDHVHGDAQFRDRADTRIVGIEPAQVAAFFGLDRWPEGRAQFDLGHRALTVVPLPGHEPAHIAIYDAGSATLLSGDSLYPGLLTVRDWQAYRASARRLAEFARTHRIDHVLGAHIEMGATPGQLYPLGSANQPDEHALSLSAKQLAQWQRTVEGLGDFVQEHGGADFAFARIAQPDEFADKPNTHGMLVVGVEAVYLSHLPMFHRPHNYQLIFEAALPDVALRTYRADAKAHPGEYYTLAPTAQWVLPETIRPDGHFKADLYRGHFERGGTPIASNIEVGVRRIVHFRRFEPGRKPQPAQWIGFGRAGERFLAHRLEGPPDMDQIVQVSGARGADAAAEDQAVVRDGKIATPSGELHKRDRIGGLRVQRVVYTEYGDVAE; this is encoded by the coding sequence ATGAACCTGCCCATTCGCCGCTGGCTGTCGCCGGCATCGCTGCTGATCGCCCTGCTGTTCGCCGTCGCGCTGCCGGCGCCGGCGCTGGATCTGCCGCAACGCTGGATCCACGGCGCCGTCGGCGAACCGAGCCTGCAGGTGCAGCAGGCGGCGCCCGGGCTGTGGGTGTTGCGCCAGTCCAAGGCGAGCAACTTCGAAGCGCCGTTCATGTATTTGATCGCCGGAAATCAGCGCGCCCTGCTCCTCGATACCGGCGCCGAGCCCGCGGCCGGCGGCGCGCTGCCGCTGCGCGCCACCGTCGACCGTCTGCTGGCGCAGTGGCAACGCGAGCATGGGTTGAGCTCGCTGCCGTTGGTGATCGCGCACAGCCACGGCCATCGCGATCACGTCCACGGCGACGCGCAATTTCGCGACCGCGCCGATACCCGCATCGTCGGCATCGAGCCGGCGCAGGTAGCGGCGTTCTTCGGGCTCGATCGCTGGCCCGAGGGTCGGGCGCAGTTCGATCTCGGCCATCGCGCGCTCACCGTAGTGCCGCTGCCCGGACACGAGCCGGCGCATATCGCGATCTACGACGCCGGCAGCGCGACCTTGCTCAGCGGCGACAGCCTCTATCCCGGACTGCTGACCGTGCGCGACTGGCAGGCCTATCGCGCCAGCGCACGGCGTCTGGCCGAGTTCGCGCGCACGCACCGGATCGACCACGTGCTCGGCGCTCATATCGAAATGGGCGCCACGCCCGGGCAGTTGTATCCCCTGGGCAGCGCCAATCAGCCCGACGAACACGCGCTGTCGCTGAGCGCGAAGCAACTGGCGCAGTGGCAGCGCACGGTCGAAGGCCTCGGCGATTTCGTGCAGGAGCACGGCGGCGCGGATTTCGCCTTCGCCCGCATCGCCCAGCCGGACGAATTCGCCGACAAGCCCAATACCCACGGCATGCTGGTGGTCGGCGTCGAGGCGGTGTATCTGTCGCATCTGCCGATGTTCCACCGGCCGCACAACTATCAGCTGATCTTCGAAGCCGCGCTGCCCGACGTCGCGCTGCGGACTTACCGCGCCGACGCCAAGGCGCATCCGGGCGAGTACTACACCCTGGCGCCGACCGCGCAATGGGTGCTGCCGGAAACCATCCGCCCCGACGGCCATTTCAAGGCCGATCTGTACCGCGGCCACTTCGAGCGCGGCGGCACGCCGATCGCCTCCAACATCGAAGTCGGCGTGCGCCGGATCGTGCATTTCCGCCGCTTCGAGCCCGGGCGCAAGCCGCAGCCGGCGCAATGGATCGGTTTCGGCCGCGCCGGCGAGCGCTTCCTGGCCCATCGCCTGGAAGGTCCGCCGGACATGGACCAGATCGTGCAGGTGTCGGGCGCACGCGGCGCGGATGCGGCGGCCGAGGATCAGGCGGTGGTGCGCGACGGCAAGATCGCCACGCCGAGCGGCGAGTTGCATAAGCGCGACCGGATCGGCGGGCTGCGTGTGCAGCGGGTCGTTTACACCGAATACGGCGATGTCGCCGAGTGA
- a CDS encoding copper resistance system multicopper oxidase, producing MNRFFSNNGEPADAGRRRFVAGLAAGGAVAGSGLWRGVHASPALAQSPRVLSGNQFDLSIGEATVNFTGRTRPAITVNGSLPAPILRWREGDTVTLRVANRLREGMGSIHWHGLILPANMDGVPGLSFDGIHPGESYVYRFHVGQSGTYWYHSHSLFQEQAGLYGAIVIDPREPAPYHYDREHVLLLSDWTDVDPAALFRRLKKMSSYDNYYKRTVGDFMRDARERGLAQTLRDRGEWGRMRMTPTDLSDVNAHTYTYLLNGVTPAGNWTGLFRPGEKVLLRFINGSAMTYFDVRIPGLKMTVVAADGQYIHPVSVDEFRIAVAETFDVLVEPSGQDAYMIFAQDNARTGYVRGTLAVREGLQADVPRNDPRPLMTMDDMGHGGMSGGHDMSKMKGMEGGCGANMGMAGMDHSAPAMAGDMAGMDHGAMGKAPAQGDPRLIDMRAMTTSAKLDDPGIGLRDNGRKVLTYSDLRSLFDDPDGREPGREIELHLTGHMEKFAWSFDGQKFMGAEPIRLTYGERLRIVLVNDTMMTHPIHLHGLWSDLENEQGQFQVRKHTIDMPPGTRRSYRVRADALGRWAYHCHLLYHMEAGMMREVRVEE from the coding sequence ATGAACCGATTTTTTTCCAACAACGGCGAACCCGCCGATGCCGGACGGCGCCGTTTCGTCGCCGGCCTCGCCGCCGGCGGCGCGGTCGCCGGCAGCGGCCTGTGGCGCGGCGTGCATGCCTCCCCTGCCCTGGCGCAGTCTCCGCGCGTGCTCAGCGGCAACCAGTTCGATCTGTCGATCGGCGAGGCCACGGTGAATTTCACCGGCCGCACGCGTCCGGCCATCACCGTCAACGGCAGCCTGCCCGCGCCGATCCTGCGCTGGCGCGAAGGCGACACGGTGACCTTGCGCGTCGCCAACCGCCTGCGCGAAGGCATGGGTTCGATCCATTGGCACGGGTTGATCCTGCCGGCCAACATGGACGGCGTGCCGGGGCTGAGCTTCGACGGCATCCATCCGGGCGAGAGCTACGTCTATCGATTCCACGTTGGCCAGTCGGGCACTTACTGGTATCACAGCCATTCGCTGTTCCAGGAACAGGCCGGCTTGTACGGCGCGATAGTGATCGATCCGCGCGAGCCGGCGCCCTACCACTACGACCGCGAGCACGTGCTGCTGCTGTCGGATTGGACCGATGTCGATCCGGCCGCGCTGTTCCGCCGGCTGAAGAAGATGTCCAGCTACGACAACTACTACAAGCGCACCGTCGGCGATTTCATGCGCGACGCGCGCGAACGCGGGCTGGCGCAGACGCTGCGCGACCGCGGCGAATGGGGCCGCATGCGCATGACCCCGACCGATCTGTCCGACGTCAACGCCCACACCTACACCTATCTGCTCAACGGCGTCACCCCGGCGGGCAACTGGACCGGCCTGTTCCGGCCCGGCGAGAAAGTCCTGCTGCGTTTCATCAACGGCTCGGCGATGACCTACTTCGACGTGCGCATTCCAGGGCTGAAGATGACCGTGGTGGCGGCCGACGGGCAGTACATCCATCCGGTCAGCGTCGATGAGTTCCGCATCGCGGTGGCGGAAACCTTCGACGTATTGGTCGAACCCTCGGGCCAGGACGCGTACATGATCTTCGCCCAGGACAACGCCCGCACCGGTTACGTGCGCGGCACCCTGGCGGTGCGCGAAGGCTTGCAGGCGGACGTGCCGCGCAACGATCCGCGACCGCTGATGACGATGGACGACATGGGTCACGGCGGCATGAGCGGCGGCCACGACATGTCGAAGATGAAAGGCATGGAAGGCGGCTGCGGCGCGAACATGGGCATGGCCGGCATGGATCATTCCGCGCCCGCCATGGCCGGCGACATGGCCGGCATGGATCACGGCGCGATGGGCAAGGCTCCGGCGCAAGGCGACCCGCGCCTGATCGACATGCGCGCGATGACCACTTCGGCCAAGCTCGACGATCCCGGCATAGGCCTGCGCGACAACGGCCGCAAGGTGCTGACCTACAGCGATCTGCGCAGCCTGTTCGACGATCCCGACGGCCGCGAACCCGGCCGCGAGATCGAGCTGCATCTGACCGGGCATATGGAGAAATTCGCCTGGTCCTTCGACGGGCAGAAATTCATGGGCGCCGAGCCGATCCGGCTGACCTACGGCGAACGCCTGCGCATCGTGCTGGTCAACGACACCATGATGACCCACCCGATCCATCTGCACGGCCTGTGGAGCGATCTGGAAAACGAACAAGGCCAGTTCCAGGTGCGCAAGCACACCATCGACATGCCGCCGGGAACGCGCCGCAGCTACCGCGTGCGCGCCGACGCGCTCGGCCGCTGGGCCTATCACTGCCATCTGCTCTACCACATGGAAGCCGGGATGATGCGCGAAGTGAGGGTCGAGGAATGA
- a CDS encoding trypsin-like serine peptidase has protein sequence MRDASPEAACARRFFALLCSARQAYGALWPPSRATSEVAVDRCLAQLSASATVFQLPDSSRWPRRHTRLGLPDACACVVEKAPLSRKERTMKRLYGSLALLSLSIGAAIAGPTTLPAAFDHPNVSPIDKIALRTMPAVDVEKLKAQDRLRDKRGDIPRFAFPMTVDMTPLNSGAWEDLDADHVVWRQRVRSDKAMSLNFGFTQYYMPAGGRMLIYPATQTKGGDRELIREYTDRDNNEMGQLWTAIVPGQEAVIEVVVPRVSAGQLKLRLTKINHDYVGFGPLARRMAQASGEKGTSGICNVDVVCPDGNGRRDIIRSVGVYSKNGSLACTGSLVNNTANNKKMYFLTAHHCGMTTAAAANSIVVYWNYQNSTCRAPNTPPNATDGDGLLNQSQSGSVVRATSANSDFTLLELRTAANPAFNLFWAGWDRRNQNFPSAIGIHHPNVAEKRISLSVSPTSFVAWGGGAGTTHLNVQWQPTGGVTEPGSSGSPLYSPEKRVIGQLHGGPSSCSATGSNRSDQYGRVFTSWTGGGTAATRLSNWLDPGATGATFINGIN, from the coding sequence ATGCGTGATGCGAGTCCGGAAGCCGCGTGCGCGCGACGATTTTTCGCGTTGTTGTGCAGTGCGAGGCAGGCATACGGTGCGCTGTGGCCGCCAAGCCGGGCCACGTCCGAGGTCGCCGTCGATCGCTGCCTCGCGCAGTTGAGTGCTTCCGCAACCGTCTTTCAATTGCCCGACTCCTCTCGCTGGCCACGCCGCCACACACGGCTTGGACTGCCGGATGCGTGCGCCTGCGTCGTGGAGAAGGCCCCTCTCTCTAGGAAGGAAAGAACCATGAAACGACTGTACGGTTCCCTGGCTTTGTTATCGCTTTCGATCGGCGCCGCGATTGCCGGGCCGACGACGCTTCCGGCGGCGTTCGATCATCCGAACGTTTCGCCCATCGACAAGATCGCGCTGCGCACGATGCCCGCGGTCGACGTCGAAAAATTGAAGGCGCAAGACCGGCTGCGCGACAAGCGCGGCGATATCCCCCGCTTCGCCTTTCCGATGACGGTGGACATGACGCCGCTGAATTCCGGTGCATGGGAAGATCTCGACGCCGATCATGTGGTCTGGCGCCAGCGCGTGCGTTCGGACAAGGCGATGTCGCTGAATTTCGGCTTCACCCAGTACTACATGCCGGCCGGCGGCCGCATGCTGATTTATCCGGCGACCCAGACCAAGGGCGGCGACCGCGAACTGATCCGCGAATACACCGACCGCGACAACAATGAAATGGGCCAGCTGTGGACGGCGATCGTCCCGGGCCAGGAAGCGGTGATCGAAGTGGTGGTGCCGCGCGTCAGCGCCGGCCAACTGAAGCTGCGACTGACCAAGATCAATCACGACTATGTCGGCTTCGGCCCGCTCGCGCGTCGCATGGCTCAAGCCAGCGGCGAGAAAGGCACGTCGGGCATCTGCAATGTCGATGTGGTCTGTCCCGACGGCAACGGCCGTCGCGACATCATCCGCTCGGTGGGCGTGTATTCGAAGAACGGATCGCTGGCCTGCACCGGATCGCTGGTCAACAACACGGCCAACAACAAGAAGATGTACTTTCTCACCGCGCACCATTGCGGCATGACCACCGCGGCGGCCGCGAACAGTATCGTGGTGTACTGGAATTACCAGAACTCGACCTGTCGCGCGCCCAATACGCCGCCTAACGCGACCGACGGCGATGGACTGCTGAACCAGAGCCAGTCCGGCTCGGTGGTGCGGGCGACCTCGGCCAATTCCGATTTCACTCTGCTGGAACTCAGAACCGCGGCCAATCCCGCCTTCAATCTGTTCTGGGCCGGCTGGGACCGCCGCAACCAGAACTTCCCGAGCGCCATCGGCATCCATCATCCGAATGTCGCCGAGAAACGCATCAGCCTGTCCGTCAGCCCGACCTCGTTCGTGGCCTGGGGCGGCGGCGCCGGCACCACGCACTTGAACGTGCAATGGCAGCCCACGGGCGGTGTGACCGAGCCGGGTTCGTCGGGCTCGCCGTTGTACAGCCCTGAAAAGCGCGTGATCGGCCAGTTGCACGGTGGCCCGTCGAGCTGCAGCGCCACCGGCAGCAATCGCAGCGACCAGTACGGCCGCGTGTTCACTTCGTGGACCGGCGGCGGCACCGCGGCTACCCGCTTGAGCAATTGGCTCGATCCGGGCGCCACCGGCGCGACCTTCATCAACGGCATCAACTGA